The Verrucomicrobiota bacterium JB022 genome has a window encoding:
- a CDS encoding glycohydrolase toxin TNT-related protein (This protein contains a domain related to Tuberculosis Necrotizing Toxin, which is the C-terminal effector domain of outer membrane channel protein CpnT, and which has a lethal NAD+-glycohydrolase activity.), whose protein sequence is MKLAAFFAVLAAILSVAVSAETVQVPGVVPGVHSVDNYGAFNYSIPIDVPPGINGVQPALSVNYNSNAGEGVVGLGWSLGGLSQISRGGGIYARQGYLSGVNFDANDHFYLDGQLLLLISSGYSASEDEYFIEYRTEIETFARVFAYVSAANAGSDVLEKLKSNPDYFVVHTKGGMIQYYGRDAAAGADQKAKQLVDRGTASWMISSIEDLWGNELRYYYEKDAFGQEILLLDRVDYAFSPETDAPLFGVKLVYEERVDPLPSGLWGKSMVLGSLLDAISVRKYTSVNQFTELSSYDLQYERKPSAEAFDLLSSVSNIRDGKTLEPILIDYTYENQSLPREDGSFGRYGGRFLPVADSRGSFLLHFKLVENEVRIQSKASDSEAVLVEDSTFNSDVEKSAAILAGDINADGLADIYYYNYQSGVRFVSNGVLANNRLGWDDGRAVSVASTSVTALVIPVDVALLDVDGDGASELIELLGWRVGALWYYKVQVSKFIEGVSGGFALKQQFLLECGTDLDSPKSNYRFASRMIFADADHDGLADIFIQTRNNYGPWALYPILINRLVPEAPESGSESRFELSTNFGNSLKTGLIPVDPDFSQTLVGDWNQDGNIDLVFAEPREGLIKLKIFSWITEQWQVLKEEDIAAEGLDSSNLHTFSLMWPSSMRGEELLLAWLKNVNVRTGFQVEGHNIRFENWIASYDWVKILNPEDRCPPMEGPVVEPICEEARCTSRSFTAEQYASKYKAVVYKTDDNVEASRTELICLKVSDAGGGGLYIGNQKQVWHTARGEALIKPFMIEDGVLYTPTRSIVSFWQNIVVRLKFEYFLECGEVEGAYVFDDFIVNSVHPDYQYGKTLRLYPTGDALPRVSKIGAESAGRLQVEMSKKSDGYYTSSNKNVWLGDLFVVDRLSARVGKKGSTEFTNSETYTYFKPTYNLEGRGFLGFGGIEVKDSVSDTSLYTEYYTNWPFHGVVKKQERFRELGDGEATLLSQVTNTATLDTLSTLDGLLFPMLPQTVEKQWEYDGVSDLPLEGGVRSLEGGFNWLTETLDNPVSSTTTLRWYDAQAAVSDVDTALPPLSYDVDDLPGNITHGNLTRTIVKNSGGSYTRSDFEYLGNGVSVRLGRPGRVTTKAAESAADADNAQKRIKGFSYRADNGALLGVVDHDGTAEELLTTIKYTPQGHPYEVIVNGAFGEATYDGAGRPTEFGSQTTKVVSATYSSATGWRFPDRVENALWTSGSQTYDDWGRVLKATDANGLVTEFLYDAFGRLEKVTGPDDRIAETKRELVGSSTNLSFDLTSLPENIKAAALDNAAYYKVTSTATGAPTSVSYQDVFGRAIRTEVEKADGSGWVYQDSVYDKQGLGLASTQAYLSSDPLRWSYLERDPLKRVSTTTAINGRVDTYHYSGLTVGVFSGTETPATARGTVLRDSVDGLTREIWNGVSGDFSTFLTNLQAGTTTAAMSSVRQEYSAWGELDQVTAGSEAVNKVITSAYNAIGKQESLSDPDAGFREYRYDALGRLRWEASPGQNYTRYEYDVLGRRTEMISYRPEGTKWSYWADFYFYDGERMGSKGALAREVHAERINSEDVLRRSNFLEGEVRRQRGFYYDHLSRPFLRVQSTYGTQNGSMLWYYEYSTFDDQSRLSSVSYFWRPQGLEYDMESDPYSWRSYRLNYFYNDHSYLTKIEDAIGRRWWECTSFDKYGRALTVEHGFGASATTTSRTYDPVDGTLSQIVTGSFQNSIYDFDRFGNLTSRTDNGVTETFGYDRLDRLTYIDGAKRADYDAMGRIKWKDEVAHTYTYGASQPNAVTDAYGYTIGYDGRGLMVSRSKDGEAWSFGWAPCEKPWWIFKGEMGHEYGYTASGAKYRHVQVNGQTNGQWNRTKATFFLGDLEQDWENANGTWSVAETRLTISGPGGAIGVCTIAGDHVQGQPKRQWYHKDHLGSVAFVTDEAGSVSRYSYDAWGHRRDPQTRERTSIGYTPLAGYTGHDMLDNLGIVHMGGRLYDPLLGRTLSPDPFIPNPSFSESYNRYSYVENRPLSATDPTGYAVNMHISSGYGVSGGYSNGGWITSPDLGVGKDYSGMFGPGPGRWNPGTITYVPGYNSPPFDFTSTGTGTVSPVKSTSATVSAPKPTVVNQRSNGPSTLDHARASLDGLNRFGNRLEGNIVDSLTGTLNYIGDVGKAGQLINTDPEYVARVVLRPVSDAFVGLYESGKLLIKDPVGEWNRTVDFMLSPEGMADAVFMVDSALLGRAASAPVGRSLPGTPVIGLIDEAVGDLQQKSLAPALYYPINNGFLFPPTKTYLYPGKLIDRYGGSGYSRFFAPVGTPASARALPPGAADQPLRTFRVLKPLEVDSGIIAPAFGQPGLGQQYVTPVPLEVLIKRGIIEEIE, encoded by the coding sequence ATGAAGCTCGCTGCTTTCTTTGCCGTCCTGGCGGCTATACTTTCTGTTGCTGTTAGCGCGGAGACGGTTCAAGTCCCTGGTGTTGTGCCGGGCGTGCATTCCGTCGACAACTATGGTGCCTTCAACTACTCGATTCCTATCGACGTGCCGCCGGGAATTAACGGCGTGCAGCCAGCCCTGTCTGTGAATTACAACAGCAATGCTGGAGAAGGCGTGGTCGGATTGGGATGGTCTTTAGGCGGGCTCTCGCAGATTAGCCGTGGCGGCGGGATTTATGCGCGGCAGGGTTATCTATCAGGCGTCAACTTTGACGCCAACGATCACTTCTATCTGGATGGCCAGCTGCTTTTGCTCATTAGCAGCGGCTACTCAGCATCTGAGGATGAGTATTTCATCGAATATCGGACAGAGATAGAGACCTTCGCGCGCGTTTTCGCCTATGTCTCGGCGGCCAATGCAGGCAGCGATGTTTTGGAGAAACTGAAATCGAATCCGGATTACTTCGTCGTCCATACAAAAGGAGGAATGATTCAGTATTATGGACGTGACGCGGCTGCGGGAGCCGATCAAAAGGCGAAGCAGCTCGTAGATCGAGGGACTGCCTCTTGGATGATCAGTTCAATCGAAGACCTTTGGGGCAACGAGCTCCGCTACTACTACGAAAAGGATGCATTTGGTCAGGAGATTCTGCTTTTGGACCGTGTTGATTATGCATTCTCGCCTGAAACGGATGCTCCTTTGTTTGGCGTCAAGTTAGTGTATGAAGAAAGGGTGGATCCGCTGCCCTCCGGTTTGTGGGGTAAGTCAATGGTCCTGGGTAGTCTCTTGGATGCGATTAGCGTCCGCAAGTATACGAGCGTAAATCAATTTACGGAGCTCAGCTCCTACGATCTTCAATACGAGCGCAAGCCTTCCGCAGAGGCTTTCGATCTGCTTTCTTCTGTCTCAAATATCCGGGATGGGAAAACGTTGGAGCCTATTCTGATTGATTACACGTATGAAAATCAAAGCCTCCCCCGTGAAGACGGATCCTTCGGAAGGTATGGTGGGCGTTTCTTGCCGGTAGCTGATAGCCGGGGATCTTTCCTGTTGCACTTTAAGTTGGTAGAAAATGAGGTCAGAATTCAAAGCAAGGCATCAGACAGCGAAGCTGTGCTGGTGGAAGACTCTACTTTTAATTCAGATGTCGAAAAATCTGCAGCGATTCTAGCTGGAGATATCAACGCAGATGGCTTGGCTGATATATACTATTACAACTACCAGAGTGGTGTTCGTTTTGTCTCAAATGGAGTGTTGGCGAATAACCGCCTTGGCTGGGATGATGGTCGAGCTGTATCAGTGGCGAGCACTTCTGTAACAGCTCTAGTTATCCCTGTAGATGTCGCATTGCTTGATGTCGACGGAGATGGAGCCTCAGAGTTGATTGAGTTGTTGGGCTGGCGGGTAGGAGCGCTCTGGTATTATAAAGTTCAGGTTTCAAAATTTATTGAGGGAGTAAGTGGAGGATTTGCTCTGAAGCAACAGTTTTTGTTGGAATGCGGCACAGATCTCGATTCCCCTAAGTCAAACTATCGGTTTGCGTCAAGAATGATATTTGCGGATGCTGACCACGACGGGCTAGCTGATATCTTTATACAGACTAGGAATAATTACGGGCCTTGGGCGCTATATCCGATCTTAATCAATCGCTTGGTTCCGGAGGCACCAGAGAGTGGAAGTGAGTCGCGATTTGAACTCAGTACAAATTTTGGCAATTCGCTAAAAACTGGATTGATTCCTGTAGATCCAGACTTTTCTCAAACCTTGGTTGGAGATTGGAATCAAGACGGAAATATCGATCTTGTTTTTGCGGAACCCAGAGAGGGTCTTATTAAATTAAAGATTTTTTCATGGATTACTGAGCAGTGGCAGGTTTTGAAAGAAGAAGACATCGCAGCGGAAGGTCTGGATTCCTCGAATTTACATACCTTCTCTCTGATGTGGCCTTCGTCGATGCGGGGTGAAGAGCTGCTGCTCGCTTGGTTAAAGAACGTCAATGTTCGGACGGGGTTCCAAGTGGAAGGCCACAATATCCGCTTTGAGAATTGGATCGCTAGTTATGATTGGGTAAAGATTTTAAATCCAGAGGACCGTTGTCCGCCTATGGAAGGCCCTGTGGTTGAGCCAATATGCGAAGAAGCTCGGTGTACAAGTAGGAGTTTTACCGCGGAGCAGTATGCAAGCAAATATAAGGCAGTAGTTTATAAGACGGATGATAATGTGGAAGCTTCCCGCACCGAATTGATTTGCTTGAAGGTCAGTGACGCAGGTGGTGGTGGCCTTTATATAGGCAACCAAAAACAAGTTTGGCATACTGCTCGTGGAGAAGCTTTGATAAAGCCTTTTATGATCGAAGATGGGGTTTTATATACGCCAACTCGTAGTATTGTATCCTTTTGGCAGAACATTGTGGTTCGTTTGAAATTTGAATATTTCCTGGAATGCGGAGAGGTTGAGGGTGCTTACGTGTTTGATGATTTCATAGTTAACTCGGTTCACCCGGACTATCAATACGGCAAAACCCTTCGTCTCTACCCCACGGGCGACGCTTTACCCCGCGTGTCAAAAATTGGTGCGGAGTCGGCGGGACGACTGCAGGTGGAAATGTCCAAAAAGAGCGATGGATACTACACTTCGAGTAACAAGAACGTCTGGCTAGGTGACCTGTTTGTGGTTGACCGTCTTTCTGCTCGGGTAGGTAAGAAGGGCAGCACCGAGTTCACCAATTCCGAGACGTATACCTACTTTAAGCCGACATACAACTTGGAAGGTCGCGGATTTCTCGGATTTGGCGGGATTGAAGTGAAGGACTCGGTCTCCGACACGAGCCTCTACACCGAGTATTACACCAATTGGCCGTTTCATGGCGTGGTGAAGAAGCAGGAACGCTTCCGTGAACTGGGTGATGGCGAGGCGACTCTGCTCAGTCAGGTGACGAATACGGCCACCTTGGATACCCTCTCAACTTTGGACGGTCTGCTATTCCCGATGTTACCGCAGACGGTGGAGAAGCAGTGGGAGTATGACGGGGTTTCGGATTTGCCACTCGAAGGCGGAGTCCGTTCGCTGGAGGGGGGCTTCAACTGGCTGACCGAGACGCTGGATAACCCGGTTTCTTCGACCACCACGCTTCGGTGGTATGACGCGCAGGCTGCAGTTTCAGATGTAGATACGGCTTTGCCGCCGCTTTCCTATGATGTTGATGATCTACCTGGTAATATTACACACGGCAATTTGACGCGCACGATCGTAAAAAACTCGGGTGGAAGCTATACCCGGAGTGACTTTGAATATTTGGGTAATGGCGTTTCCGTGAGGCTAGGACGGCCAGGACGTGTTACCACTAAAGCGGCTGAAAGTGCTGCTGATGCTGATAACGCACAGAAGCGGATCAAAGGTTTTTCCTATCGGGCTGACAACGGCGCGCTTCTTGGCGTAGTCGATCATGATGGCACGGCTGAGGAGCTGCTGACGACGATCAAATACACGCCTCAGGGTCACCCCTATGAGGTAATTGTAAATGGTGCATTTGGTGAGGCTACTTATGACGGTGCGGGGCGTCCCACGGAATTCGGTAGTCAAACCACCAAAGTAGTGTCCGCCACCTACTCCAGTGCTACCGGCTGGCGTTTTCCTGATCGAGTGGAGAACGCCCTGTGGACTTCAGGCAGCCAGACCTATGACGACTGGGGCAGGGTCCTTAAGGCCACTGATGCCAATGGACTTGTAACCGAATTTCTTTATGATGCTTTTGGCCGCCTGGAAAAGGTCACTGGCCCTGATGATCGAATTGCAGAGACGAAGCGCGAACTGGTAGGGAGCTCTACCAACTTGAGCTTCGACTTGACGTCGCTGCCTGAGAATATCAAGGCGGCGGCTCTCGACAACGCTGCCTACTATAAGGTTACGAGCACGGCGACCGGTGCACCTACATCTGTTAGCTACCAAGATGTATTTGGCCGCGCGATTCGCACTGAAGTGGAGAAGGCTGACGGCTCAGGCTGGGTATATCAAGACAGTGTCTACGATAAGCAAGGCCTGGGCTTGGCCAGTACGCAGGCTTACCTGAGTTCTGATCCGCTTCGTTGGAGCTACCTTGAGCGAGATCCGCTCAAGCGAGTCTCGACTACGACTGCCATCAATGGTCGCGTCGATACCTACCACTATTCGGGACTGACGGTGGGAGTGTTCAGTGGGACTGAGACTCCGGCTACGGCTCGGGGCACAGTGCTGCGCGACTCCGTTGATGGCCTGACTCGCGAAATCTGGAATGGGGTTTCGGGCGATTTCTCCACTTTCCTCACCAATCTACAGGCCGGCACGACGACGGCGGCGATGTCTTCGGTGAGGCAGGAGTATTCGGCATGGGGCGAATTAGATCAAGTTACGGCTGGCTCTGAAGCGGTAAATAAGGTCATCACGTCGGCTTACAATGCCATTGGAAAGCAAGAATCTCTTTCTGATCCCGATGCGGGCTTCCGCGAATACCGCTACGACGCGCTCGGGCGTCTGCGTTGGGAGGCATCGCCGGGCCAAAACTATACCCGCTACGAATACGACGTGCTGGGGCGGAGGACGGAGATGATCTCTTACCGTCCTGAAGGCACCAAATGGTCTTATTGGGCGGATTTCTACTTCTATGATGGAGAGCGCATGGGCAGCAAGGGCGCTCTAGCCCGTGAAGTGCATGCCGAACGCATTAATTCCGAAGATGTTCTCCGGCGGAGTAATTTCCTCGAAGGGGAGGTGCGGAGGCAGCGTGGGTTTTATTACGATCACCTGTCCCGACCGTTCTTGCGCGTGCAGTCGACCTATGGCACGCAGAACGGGTCCATGCTCTGGTATTACGAGTATAGCACTTTCGACGACCAGAGCCGCCTTTCCTCCGTCAGCTACTTCTGGCGCCCTCAGGGGCTGGAATACGATATGGAGTCGGATCCATACTCATGGCGAAGCTATCGTCTGAATTATTTTTACAACGATCACAGCTACCTGACCAAAATCGAGGATGCGATCGGTCGGCGCTGGTGGGAGTGCACCAGCTTCGACAAATACGGTCGTGCGTTGACGGTCGAACACGGTTTTGGCGCAAGTGCAACCACGACCTCTCGCACCTATGATCCGGTGGATGGGACTCTCAGTCAGATCGTGACCGGCTCTTTCCAGAATTCGATCTACGATTTCGACCGCTTTGGCAATCTTACGAGCCGCACCGACAATGGTGTGACGGAAACCTTTGGCTACGACCGACTCGACCGTCTGACCTATATCGATGGAGCCAAGCGGGCGGACTATGATGCGATGGGTCGGATCAAGTGGAAAGATGAGGTCGCGCACACTTACACCTACGGTGCCAGCCAGCCCAATGCGGTAACGGATGCGTATGGCTACACGATCGGCTACGACGGTCGGGGCTTGATGGTATCTCGTTCCAAGGATGGTGAAGCCTGGTCGTTTGGCTGGGCTCCCTGCGAAAAGCCCTGGTGGATCTTCAAGGGCGAAATGGGCCACGAATATGGCTATACCGCCAGTGGTGCGAAATACCGCCACGTGCAGGTCAACGGGCAGACCAATGGCCAGTGGAACCGCACGAAGGCGACCTTCTTTCTCGGCGATTTGGAGCAGGATTGGGAGAACGCCAACGGCACCTGGTCCGTCGCGGAGACACGTTTGACGATTTCGGGGCCGGGGGGCGCGATTGGCGTCTGCACGATCGCGGGCGATCATGTTCAAGGTCAGCCCAAGCGCCAATGGTATCACAAAGACCATTTGGGCTCGGTTGCCTTTGTCACGGACGAAGCGGGGAGCGTCAGTCGCTACAGCTACGACGCCTGGGGCCACCGCCGCGATCCGCAGACCCGAGAGCGCACGAGCATCGGCTATACGCCTCTGGCTGGCTACACCGGCCACGACATGCTCGACAACCTCGGCATAGTGCACATGGGCGGGCGCCTCTACGACCCGCTTCTGGGCCGCACCCTCTCGCCCGACCCGTTCATCCCCAACCCCTCCTTCTCCGAATCCTACAACCGCTACAGCTACGTCGAAAACCGCCCCCTCTCAGCCACGGATCCCACGGGGTATGCGGTAAATATGCATATCAGTAGTGGATATGGTGTGAGTGGGGGCTATAGTAATGGTGGATGGATTACGTCGCCTGATCTTGGAGTAGGTAAAGATTATAGCGGCATGTTTGGTCCGGGGCCTGGAAGGTGGAACCCGGGCACCATCACATATGTGCCGGGTTATAATTCTCCACCTTTTGACTTCACCTCAACGGGGACAGGGACTGTGTCGCCGGTGAAGAGCACGAGTGCTACTGTTTCAGCGCCCAAGCCGACGGTGGTTAATCAACGGTCGAATGGTCCCTCTACTTTAGATCATGCGAGGGCTTCATTGGACGGACTTAATAGATTTGGAAACCGCTTGGAGGGGAATATAGTGGATTCGCTAACTGGAACGTTAAACTACATTGGAGATGTTGGTAAAGCAGGCCAGCTTATAAACACAGATCCGGAGTATGTAGCTAGAGTCGTATTGCGCCCCGTGAGTGATGCATTCGTTGGTCTGTATGAGAGCGGAAAACTACTGATAAAGGATCCTGTTGGGGAATGGAACCGTACGGTGGACTTCATGCTTAGTCCTGAAGGCATGGCTGATGCGGTTTTTATGGTGGACTCGGCTTTATTAGGGAGGGCTGCTTCTGCTCCGGTTGGAAGGAGCTTGCCGGGAACCCCAGTTATTGGCCTCATTGATGAGGCTGTTGGTGATTTACAGCAAAAATCACTTGCGCCTGCTCTATATTATCCAATAAACAACGGCTTTTTATTCCCTCCGACAAAAACATATCTGTATCCAGGTAAATTAATTGACCGCTATGGTGGGAGTGGCTACTCTAGATTTTTTGCTCCAGTTGGAACGCCAGCATCTGCCCGAGCGTTGCCTCCTGGTGCTGCTGATCAACCATTAAGAACGTTCAGAGTCCTTAAACCTTTGGAAGTTGATTCCGGAATTATTGCGCCTGCATTCGGTCAACCGGGTCTCGGCCAGCAGTATGTGACACCGGTTCCCTTGGAGGTGCTGATTAAGCGTGGAATAATAGAGGAGATCGAGTAA
- a CDS encoding polysaccharide biosynthesis tyrosine autokinase, translated as MSKEGNGYGYGYGGGGYYGGGYYYGDGYGSYAESTVSPSRTLKDYFLMLRERIWWLIISVIVVFIAMAVYTFSSPKLYQSGSQIELLRSPDEVLPFKDVVNVDIRDTQDYNTQVMVLGSSEIVRRVGERVKGDLRRRFLQPYEDKLKTSLNGEPDVLGYLAGGRTIRPDSSSLIVQVGFVHPNPQVAQEITNLFAEEFVDFNRSKMIEGNLKATESLRDEAAKQMERIKDIERRLADFKEKYGTISVDERQNIAREQLLSLNAQKIQAQQNYDLLSTRWQQVESVRNSGGTLLDLNFISSSPTVTSLIGRLSDAKIGLAGLQERYREKHPRMVAARQTLQETQAELDKATGESVERLKREFEIAKDNLDGSKQRLAAMEQEIISLDRLRPEYNALVNDLQISRQMYDVYQSRLQQATVANRVETPTARIVDRASLPYRPVKPNVPLNMMLGLVLGGVLGIGLVVLLAVMDDKVKTAFDIESSLGLPLIGLIPRISRIDALEKARIVADNLDRPTVEAFRSVHSTLKLHEDSKNAKVIVTTSTVSSEGKSFVSTNLAITFANHGERTIIIDCDLRMPNVAKSLDLPEHKGVIDYINGNDDLDSLIIRDYQPGLDVLVSGGRSKSPTQALSSQRFENLIHELRMRYDKVIIDCPPLAPVSDALNVVPQADGVVYVIRFKMVKRKTASINIRRLRESNVPIFGAILNNINTNVAGYYYSHYYYDKSYQSYYTSANDEGARDYENAKREGKKKSPPSEEMRV; from the coding sequence ATGAGCAAAGAAGGCAACGGATACGGCTATGGCTACGGCGGCGGCGGCTACTACGGTGGCGGCTACTACTACGGAGATGGCTACGGCAGCTACGCCGAATCGACAGTTTCCCCCTCCCGCACGCTGAAAGATTACTTCCTGATGCTGCGCGAGCGTATCTGGTGGCTCATCATCAGCGTAATCGTCGTGTTCATCGCCATGGCGGTCTACACCTTCAGCTCTCCCAAACTTTACCAGTCTGGTTCACAAATCGAGCTGCTGCGGTCCCCTGACGAAGTGCTGCCGTTCAAGGACGTCGTCAACGTGGACATTCGCGACACCCAGGACTACAACACGCAGGTGATGGTGCTCGGCTCGAGCGAAATCGTTCGCCGCGTCGGTGAACGCGTAAAAGGCGACCTCCGTCGACGCTTCCTTCAGCCCTACGAAGACAAGCTCAAGACCTCTCTCAACGGTGAACCGGACGTCTTGGGCTATCTCGCAGGTGGCCGGACGATTCGTCCCGATTCCTCATCTTTAATCGTGCAAGTGGGCTTTGTGCACCCCAACCCTCAGGTTGCACAGGAGATCACCAATCTTTTCGCCGAAGAGTTCGTGGATTTCAATCGCTCCAAGATGATCGAGGGGAATCTAAAGGCGACGGAAAGCCTGCGCGATGAAGCCGCCAAGCAGATGGAACGCATCAAAGACATTGAGCGCCGCCTGGCAGACTTTAAGGAAAAGTATGGCACCATCTCCGTTGATGAGCGCCAGAACATTGCGCGGGAACAACTCCTCAGCCTGAACGCCCAGAAAATCCAGGCGCAGCAGAATTATGACCTGCTGTCCACCCGCTGGCAGCAAGTCGAGTCGGTTCGCAACAGCGGCGGCACCCTCCTCGACTTGAACTTCATCAGCTCCAGCCCCACCGTTACCAGCCTGATTGGCCGTCTCTCGGACGCAAAGATTGGCCTGGCAGGCCTGCAGGAGCGCTATCGCGAGAAGCACCCACGCATGGTCGCTGCGCGCCAGACGCTGCAGGAAACTCAAGCAGAGCTGGACAAAGCAACGGGAGAATCCGTGGAGCGACTTAAGAGGGAGTTTGAAATTGCCAAGGACAATCTCGATGGCTCCAAACAGCGCTTGGCCGCAATGGAGCAGGAGATTATCAGCCTCGACCGGCTGCGCCCAGAATACAATGCGCTCGTCAATGACCTGCAGATCAGCCGCCAGATGTACGACGTCTATCAAAGCCGTCTGCAACAGGCTACCGTTGCCAATCGCGTCGAGACGCCCACTGCACGCATCGTAGACCGTGCGTCCCTCCCCTACCGCCCAGTAAAGCCGAACGTGCCCCTGAACATGATGCTGGGCCTCGTGCTCGGCGGCGTGCTCGGGATCGGCCTTGTGGTGCTGCTTGCCGTCATGGACGACAAGGTGAAGACTGCCTTCGACATCGAAAGCTCCCTCGGCCTGCCGCTCATCGGCCTCATCCCCCGTATTTCCCGAATCGACGCCCTCGAGAAGGCACGTATTGTGGCCGACAATCTCGACCGCCCCACGGTGGAAGCCTTCCGCTCCGTGCACTCCACGCTGAAGCTGCACGAAGACAGCAAGAACGCGAAGGTGATCGTCACCACCTCTACGGTGTCTTCGGAAGGTAAGTCGTTTGTCTCGACCAACCTGGCGATCACATTCGCCAACCACGGCGAGCGCACGATCATCATCGACTGCGACTTGCGCATGCCGAACGTCGCGAAGTCGCTCGACTTGCCGGAACACAAGGGCGTGATCGATTACATCAACGGCAACGACGACCTCGACAGCCTGATCATTCGCGACTACCAGCCCGGCCTCGACGTTCTCGTCTCCGGCGGCCGCAGCAAGAGCCCCACGCAGGCCTTGAGCAGCCAACGCTTCGAGAACCTGATCCACGAGCTGCGCATGCGCTACGACAAGGTGATTATCGACTGCCCGCCGCTCGCCCCGGTCTCCGACGCGCTCAATGTAGTGCCGCAAGCCGACGGCGTGGTTTACGTCATCCGCTTCAAGATGGTGAAGCGCAAGACCGCCAGCATCAACATCCGCCGCCTCCGCGAGTCCAATGTGCCGATCTTTGGTGCCATCCTGAACAACATCAACACCAACGTTGCCGGCTACTACTACTCGCACTACTACTACGACAAGAGCTACCAAAGCTACTATACGTCGGCCAATGACGAAGGTGCACGTGACTACGAAAACGCGAAACGCGAAGGCAAAAAGAAGTCACCGCCCTCCGAAGAGATGCGCGTCTAG
- a CDS encoding polysaccharide biosynthesis/export family protein, producing MFSRFSTYALFACLSAVSTLVAQDGGFSAPSGPTNSNSLSLDGSGGGDRGGFVVSSNYKIKPLDEVTIRLYVADDLQFASQVRVGGDGKISLPYLAPISVEDMTIDEIREALFEPYNKDYYVNPQIDVKVVSYASRVVTVIGKVNSQRKVPFPSEEPLYLIEAIAAAGGWSSDRMARKDNVHIYRKDANGNTTQIVVDATNLTARDYPLQDGDLVEVKERLW from the coding sequence ATGTTCAGCAGATTTTCTACATACGCTTTGTTCGCTTGTCTTTCCGCCGTAAGCACGCTTGTAGCTCAAGACGGTGGATTCTCCGCTCCCAGCGGCCCCACGAACTCTAACTCTCTCTCCCTGGACGGGTCCGGCGGAGGAGACCGTGGAGGTTTCGTTGTTTCGAGCAACTACAAGATCAAGCCGCTCGACGAGGTCACGATCCGCTTGTATGTGGCGGACGACCTCCAGTTTGCCAGCCAGGTCCGAGTTGGAGGCGACGGGAAGATATCCCTGCCCTACCTCGCACCGATCAGCGTTGAAGACATGACCATCGATGAGATCCGGGAAGCTCTTTTTGAGCCTTACAACAAGGATTACTACGTTAACCCGCAGATCGACGTGAAGGTAGTGTCCTATGCCTCGCGGGTGGTGACGGTGATCGGCAAGGTCAACAGCCAGCGCAAGGTCCCGTTTCCTTCAGAAGAGCCTCTCTACCTGATCGAGGCGATCGCGGCGGCCGGTGGCTGGAGCAGCGACCGTATGGCACGAAAGGACAATGTCCATATTTACCGCAAAGATGCCAATGGCAATACCACTCAGATCGTCGTGGATGCCACGAACCTCACGGCTCGAGATTACCCGCTTCAAGACGGCGACCTGGTCGAAGTGAAGGAACGCCTCTGGTAG